One genomic region from Homalodisca vitripennis isolate AUS2020 chromosome 6, UT_GWSS_2.1, whole genome shotgun sequence encodes:
- the LOC124364923 gene encoding bcl-2-related ovarian killer protein isoform X4 — MKQVTFRLENNLGDVRRFSASNDSMSMQPPPIQRRKFSFPATLHHNLLGLPETYHTTARRRLSNVSDAVSRKFSHTIGWRSSSVPTADIVAQGKTLCGQYIRCRLKRSNMFNRKYGLQRLRSAASLPGNYVVREVFPELLSIGQELERLHPELYTGVGRQASSTPVLATEKAVNTVVTGVAHELSNSGITWAKIVSLYAVAGGLAVDCVRQGHPEFLPSLVESLGEALDDDMAEWIAHNGGWTGLLVYCKPPSNEISLSGFISMLAAAMFMFLFIVILLRWFGKFNYF, encoded by the exons GTTGGAAAACAACTTGGGGGATGTACGGAGGTTCTCAGCTAGCAATGACAGCATGTCCATGCAACCCCCTCCTATACAACGTCGTAAGTTCAGCTTTCCGGCTACCCTCCACCACAACCTGCTGGGACTGCCCGAGACCTACCACACGACAGCGCGGCGGCGCCTCAGCAACGTCAGCGACGCCGTCTCCAGGAAGTTCTCCCACACGATCGGCTGGCGCAGCAGCAGCGTGCCCACGGCGGACATCGTGGCTCAGGGCAAGACTCTGTGCGGCCAGTACATCCGGTGTCGGCTGAAGCGGTCCAACATGTTCAACCGGAAGTACGGACTGCAGAGGCTGCGGAGTGCGGCAAGTCTGCCCGGGAATTACGTGGTGCGAGAGGTGTTCCCGGAGTTGCTCAGTATCGGGCAGGAACTGGAACGCTTGCACCCGGAGCTCTACACAGGAGTGGGAAGGCAGGCGAGCTCCACCCCGGTCCTAGCGACCGAGAAAGCGGTCAACACCGTGGTCACGGGGGTGGCCCACGAGCTGTCCAACTCCGGCATTACTTGGGCCAAGATCGTGTCGCTGTACGCGGTCGCGGGGGGTCTAGCAGTGGATTGCGTCAGACAAGGACATCCGGAGTTCCTGCCCAGTCTGGTCGAGTCCTTAGGAGAGGCCCTAGATGACGATATGGCCGAATGGATAGCTCACAACGGCGGATGG ACCGGTCTGCTGGTTTACTGCAAACCTCCCAGCAATGAGATATCTCTGAGTGGATTCATCAGCATGTTGGCTGCTGCAATGTTCATGTTCCTTTTCATTGTTATTCTTCTTCGATGGTTTGGAAAATTCAATTACTTTTGA
- the LOC124364923 gene encoding bcl-2-related ovarian killer protein isoform X5 translates to MSMQPPPIQRRKFSFPATLHHNLLGLPETYHTTARRRLSNVSDAVSRKFSHTIGWRSSSVPTADIVAQGKTLCGQYIRCRLKRSNMFNRKYGLQRLRSAASLPGNYVVREVFPELLSIGQELERLHPELYTGVGRQASSTPVLATEKAVNTVVTGVAHELSNSGITWAKIVSLYAVAGGLAVDCVRQGHPEFLPSLVESLGEALDDDMAEWIAHNGGWTGLLVYCKPPSNEISLSGFISMLAAAMFMFLFIVILLRWFGKFNYF, encoded by the exons ATGTCCATGCAACCCCCTCCTATACAACGTCGTAAGTTCAGCTTTCCGGCTACCCTCCACCACAACCTGCTGGGACTGCCCGAGACCTACCACACGACAGCGCGGCGGCGCCTCAGCAACGTCAGCGACGCCGTCTCCAGGAAGTTCTCCCACACGATCGGCTGGCGCAGCAGCAGCGTGCCCACGGCGGACATCGTGGCTCAGGGCAAGACTCTGTGCGGCCAGTACATCCGGTGTCGGCTGAAGCGGTCCAACATGTTCAACCGGAAGTACGGACTGCAGAGGCTGCGGAGTGCGGCAAGTCTGCCCGGGAATTACGTGGTGCGAGAGGTGTTCCCGGAGTTGCTCAGTATCGGGCAGGAACTGGAACGCTTGCACCCGGAGCTCTACACAGGAGTGGGAAGGCAGGCGAGCTCCACCCCGGTCCTAGCGACCGAGAAAGCGGTCAACACCGTGGTCACGGGGGTGGCCCACGAGCTGTCCAACTCCGGCATTACTTGGGCCAAGATCGTGTCGCTGTACGCGGTCGCGGGGGGTCTAGCAGTGGATTGCGTCAGACAAGGACATCCGGAGTTCCTGCCCAGTCTGGTCGAGTCCTTAGGAGAGGCCCTAGATGACGATATGGCCGAATGGATAGCTCACAACGGCGGATGG ACCGGTCTGCTGGTTTACTGCAAACCTCCCAGCAATGAGATATCTCTGAGTGGATTCATCAGCATGTTGGCTGCTGCAATGTTCATGTTCCTTTTCATTGTTATTCTTCTTCGATGGTTTGGAAAATTCAATTACTTTTGA
- the LOC124364923 gene encoding bcl-2-related ovarian killer protein isoform X1, whose product MAQEKEGFQQMQKRHLSSDYIKVVVNMDEENCYSRYHRGKSRSADNIKLENNLGDVRRFSASNDSMSMQPPPIQRRKFSFPATLHHNLLGLPETYHTTARRRLSNVSDAVSRKFSHTIGWRSSSVPTADIVAQGKTLCGQYIRCRLKRSNMFNRKYGLQRLRSAASLPGNYVVREVFPELLSIGQELERLHPELYTGVGRQASSTPVLATEKAVNTVVTGVAHELSNSGITWAKIVSLYAVAGGLAVDCVRQGHPEFLPSLVESLGEALDDDMAEWIAHNGGWTGLLVYCKPPSNEISLSGFISMLAAAMFMFLFIVILLRWFGKFNYF is encoded by the exons ATGGCACAAGAAAAGGAAGGGTTCCAACAGATGCAAAAGCGACATCTGTCGTCCGATTACATTAAAGTTGTGGTAAACATGGACGAGGAGAACTGTTACAGCCGATACCATCGTGGTAAATCTAGAAGTGCCGATAACATCAA GTTGGAAAACAACTTGGGGGATGTACGGAGGTTCTCAGCTAGCAATGACAGCATGTCCATGCAACCCCCTCCTATACAACGTCGTAAGTTCAGCTTTCCGGCTACCCTCCACCACAACCTGCTGGGACTGCCCGAGACCTACCACACGACAGCGCGGCGGCGCCTCAGCAACGTCAGCGACGCCGTCTCCAGGAAGTTCTCCCACACGATCGGCTGGCGCAGCAGCAGCGTGCCCACGGCGGACATCGTGGCTCAGGGCAAGACTCTGTGCGGCCAGTACATCCGGTGTCGGCTGAAGCGGTCCAACATGTTCAACCGGAAGTACGGACTGCAGAGGCTGCGGAGTGCGGCAAGTCTGCCCGGGAATTACGTGGTGCGAGAGGTGTTCCCGGAGTTGCTCAGTATCGGGCAGGAACTGGAACGCTTGCACCCGGAGCTCTACACAGGAGTGGGAAGGCAGGCGAGCTCCACCCCGGTCCTAGCGACCGAGAAAGCGGTCAACACCGTGGTCACGGGGGTGGCCCACGAGCTGTCCAACTCCGGCATTACTTGGGCCAAGATCGTGTCGCTGTACGCGGTCGCGGGGGGTCTAGCAGTGGATTGCGTCAGACAAGGACATCCGGAGTTCCTGCCCAGTCTGGTCGAGTCCTTAGGAGAGGCCCTAGATGACGATATGGCCGAATGGATAGCTCACAACGGCGGATGG ACCGGTCTGCTGGTTTACTGCAAACCTCCCAGCAATGAGATATCTCTGAGTGGATTCATCAGCATGTTGGCTGCTGCAATGTTCATGTTCCTTTTCATTGTTATTCTTCTTCGATGGTTTGGAAAATTCAATTACTTTTGA
- the LOC124364924 gene encoding nibrin-like, whose translation MWLLRNDEKGLIYRVSSGKEHMVSRKDADLLLEGDQSISRKHALLSVNDENENEGIVLKDLGSKYGTFTIIGDGQLTQLSPQQQVTLKCGDNVRFGIQWNSWRVDYVPLLVATSTLTQEEKTEVKQLVTALGGQVVSDWHDKCTHLTMNKLTVTVKVVCALAACQPIVMPSFWKSMTQALTSMQATLPDCKDFVPPLAEAVLNPSEVSFAPNRARCQLFNGYTFVASSPKQLNRIKSMVTTAGGTAVEFSARVWTEDKLMNEKTILMLHSANGKQSSQNSQVPDGYITVARKLREKGVRCIPESEIGLGVLYCSMVQYCNPRFSANSVLGSSNSSLESTQPVNVICPDSEENTNSSADNQDYINTVPRSFESSTSKKRMHEDVSEDEEQTRKKPDKRGESQDIFDSQGSGVQKPSCSGLSLTLKKVTPAEDSSKEKRPVLNSNPSLDMFAPSGKISSTSHNQTDVRPSGEDLFGSTGLRQIQNTKADDDEFSFTSKKCRKLQKEAENEVDEFSFTSKKNSAKQQERVIDDEFSFTSTKRASKRNRNSDVDMFASSNESSFNKNNVTPGPSKVRRTDNEGEFRIAEKKMSPLKDNVFVFPEKPKRKRNNESLIVDDEPGPEVKVALFTKQEEPIVGPSDMEMEKEAVKQSTVDPKVLVTYSKLNPPVVNIKKEVEDEEVDELAKELHNATIVVFKPLVVVKPKPVERTTVASGKNFKKFRKVVSLNKRAVPHIIGGSDLVPHNEILEPPDDFLLPDLPKHQPTPEDDWGFQNTKKKGKAY comes from the exons ATGTGGCTTCTGCGAAATGATGAAAAAG GACTGATATATAGAGTGTCTTCTGGTAAGGAACACATGGTGAGCAGAAAGGATGCAGACCTGTTGCTGGAGGGTGACCAGTCCATCAGTCGCAAACATGCTTTACTTTCCGTCAATGAT gaaaacGAAAATGAGGGAATAGTCTTGAAAGACCTAGGTTCAAAATATGGAACATTTACCATCATTGGAGATGGACAGTTAACGCAGCTCTCTCCTCAGCAACAAGTCACACTCAAGTGCGGTGATAATGTGAGGTTTGGTATTCAGTGGAACTCATGGAG AGTAGATTATGTGCCGCTGCTGGTGGCAACGTCCACACTGACTCAGGAGGAGAAGACAGAGGTTAAACAGCTGGTGACGGCTCTAGGAGGGCAAGTGGTCAGCGACTGGCATGATAAGTGTACACATCTCACCATGAACAAACTCACCGTTACTGTCAAG GTAGTATGTGCCCTTGCTGCCTGCCAACCAATTGTAATGCCTTCTTTTTGGAAGAGTATGACGCAGGCTCTGACGTCCATGCAGGCCACTCTACCGGATTGCAAGGATTTTGTACCACCTTTGGCTGAAGCAGTACTGAACCCTTCAGAAGTCTCGTTTGCTCCCAACCGTGCAAGGTGTCAACTATTCAACGGCTACACATTTGTTGCCTCATCACCCAAACAGCTGAATCGGATCAAATCCATGGTTACTACTGCAG gAGGCACAGCGGTTGAGTTCTCTGCGAGAGTTTGGACCGAAGACAAACTGATGAAtgagaaaactattttaatgctGCATTCAGCCAATGGCAAGCAGAGCTCCCAGAACTCACAGGTTCCTGATGGTTACATCACTGTTGCTC gtAAATTGAGGGAAAAAGGGGTACGCTGTATCCCGGAGTCTGAGATCGGGCTTGGTGTGCTGTACTGCAGCATGGTCCAATACTGCAACCCTCGCTTCAGTGCCAATTCTGTCCTGGGGTCTTCCAACAGTTCTCTGGAGTCCACACAGCCAGTCAACGTCATATGTCCTGACTCTGAG GAAAATACAAACTCCAGTGCTGACAATCAAGATTATATCAACACTGTTCCCAGGTCTTTTGAGTCATCAACTTCCAAGAagag GATGCATGAGGATGTAAGTGAAGATGAAGAACAAACCAGAAAGAAACCAGATAAACGGGGAGAGTCTCAAGATATATTTGATTCTCAAGGCTCTGGTGTCCAGAAACCAAGCTGTAGTGGATTAAGTTTGACCTTGAAGAAGGTCACTCCTGCTGAAGATTCTTCTAAAGAAAAACGGCCAGTCCTAAATTCAAATCCTTCCCTCGATATGTTTGCACCATCCGGTAAAATCTCCTCCACCTCTCATAATCAGACAGATGTCAGACCATCAGGCGAGGATTTATTTGGTTCAACAGGACTTCGGCAAATACAGAACACAAAAGCAGATGATGATGAATTTtctttcacttcaaaaaaatgtCGTAAACTTCAAAAGGAGGCTGAAAACGAGGTTGATGAATTCTCTTTCACATCAAAGAAAAATTCTGCCAAACAACAGGAACGGGTGATAGATGATGAATTTTCCTTTACGTCCACCAAGAGAGCGTCCAAAAGGAACCGAAATAGTGATGTTGACATGTTTGCTTCTAGTAATGAATCCTCTTTTAACAAGAATAACGTCACGCCAGGCCCATCTAAAGTTAGAAGAACCGATAATGAAGGTGAATTCCGTATTGCAGAGAAAAAAATGAGTCCTTTGAAGGATAACGTTTTTGTTTTCCCGGAAAAGCCTAAAAGAAAGCGTAACAATGAAAGTCTTATTGTTGATGATGAACCTGGCCCAGAGGTTAAAGTAGCTCTGTTTACCAAGCAAGAAGAACCTATTGTAGGTCCAAGTGACATGGAAATGGAAAAAGAAGCAGTAAAACAAAGCACTGTAGATCCGAAAGTTCTGGTCACGTATAGTAAACTTAATCCACCTGTAGTAAACATTAAAAAG GAAGTTGAAGATGAAGAGGTTGATGAACTAGCCAAAGAGTTGCATAATGCTACTATAGTTGTGTTCAAGCCACTTGTCGTTGTAAAGCCAAAGCCAGTTGAGAGAACTACTGTTGCCTCAGGCAAGAACTTCAAGAAGTTCCGAAAA GTTGTGTCATTGAACAAGAGAGCAGTTCCTCATATAATCGGTGGTAGTGACTTGGTGCCCCATAACGAAATCTTAGAGCCCCCAGACGACTTTTTACTACCAGATCTTCCCAAACACCAGCCCACCCCTGAGGACGACTGGGGCTTCCAGAACACCAAGAAGAAGGGAAAAGCTTATTGA